In Panicum virgatum strain AP13 chromosome 5K, P.virgatum_v5, whole genome shotgun sequence, the genomic window GATAATTACAAGCAAACCGGAGGTCGGATCTAACCAACACAGCCCTGTTCACCAAAGAATACGTCAAGTTCTACTCTACTACTTTTAGAGTTTGGTGTGATGCCGAAAAAAAGGTTGTGTTAATGTCTTGATCCCGATGCTGGTTCTGCGGTCGACCGCGCGGAGCGCTACAGGCGGTCCATGCAGGAAGGGAAAGGAAAGAGCTGGGTTTCTAACAAAAAAGGAaacatttcctttttttttgttagaaaACGAGCTTCTGGCAAAGCATCGGGAGGGAGTGTCATTGACCCATTCCTACTGCTTCTTTGATTCATCAATTCCCATCTATGAATTATGGATCCAATTCGGTATCTTGCGTAGGAATTCATGTTGTCAACGAGGATCTTAGCCCCTTCTTGTTGTTTTCCCAGCCAACTGTCAAATGCAAATCCAAAAAAAGGAATGCCTTTGAGAGAAGAATGTAGGAACGAAGCTTCCCGGAGTCCTTTTCCTCCGTGAACAAACCTGATTTCGTCAAAGACGATGAGACTTCTGACATGCATGGATGCACCTAGGCTAGTGGGCCACGCACCACAGCTAGCACGTGCTGTCTCTATACTTCTTTGCTCCACCTTTTCACCTTCTCTTTTTTCTAACTTTCATGCGTTCTAAATTTTTGTCCTGAACTTTTTTGTCTCTTTGATTTTTTGTCTTGAAATTTTGTATAAAAATATTTACCTCCAATTTCTCTATTTCAGAATCTTTTGCATAAAATTTTTTGGCTCCTAAATTTTTCTATACAAAAATTTTACATGatgatttttctttcaaaatttatcGATCTCAAAACATTTATCTCcaatttcttttctctttcctttttttattttttttcttccttgccTAGTTCCAGCTGGTGACTAAGTTTGTTCCCAAAATTTAGCTCCCAAACTAGTTATTAAGTTTTGCTTCTAAAATATTTACTTCTAGTTTTTGGTTCTCcaaaagttatttttaaaatcTTTTATCTCCAAGGTTTGATCTTAAATTTTTGCTTCTAAATTTTTATTCccgaattttttttctcttgaaaTTTTGTTCTTAAGTTTTGTTTTCCAAATTTTCTCTTGAAAATTTTCCAATATATTATAAGTTTTGTTCTTAAGTTTGGGGTCTGGGATGCGTGCTTTCGCTGGGTTGGGCGTTGGCTTTGCGGCCTGCTTTGCCTTGGCGCGTTCTTCAATTCCTACTGCGTACCTGATCTGCTAGCAGGTCTAGAGCTACGTCACCATCATATCGGAGAGCCATCATCTGTTATTAGGACATACTTCTATAGACAGACAGTAGTATTTGGTCGGGTCGGAGAGCCATCATCTGTTATTAGGACATACTTCTATAGACAGACAGTAGTATTTGGTCGGGTCGGAAATCGACCGTACAGAGCGCGCCGTAGGGTCGCCGTAAATTAGATAGCCCCTGTGTTGATTGTCCTTTACAAAACCCTAAGGTCATTTATAACTTGATACTACGAATCCTAACTCAACACGAATTAAGCAGATTTGAACAAAAAGAAATAACTAAATCTATTATATTTACAAGATTGTTTTCAAAATTATCGAACTCTTAAATTCTTCTGATGACATCATCCTCTTGTCCGAGTCATGACCGGTTGCTGGATCACCTTTGACCAACTCCAACTCCTAAACCAAGCTTTAATTGTGCTAGCACCAGCTTTGACCAGGCCTCCAAACAATCTGGGCCGAACAGgccatcggcggcggcagcaacaATAACAACATATCATTTTTTTCCCAAGTAAATTGGGAtagactagagatgaaacccgaaagaaataagtttaaggttcaggcacattgatagctagtctccaagcgctcctatccaaaactatctctttagagatattccgaaagcgtcccctcataagagaagacttaaaagtgatacattatcagtcccaggaggctgataacacttttattacatcagatggtacatcaccgtacaccTCTAcacggaagtgggcagtgaagcgccactatcgcgaggataacaactaacacccacacaacgatattaactacgaaaagggggtcatcagagtcttgcgccatgcggaaatttctgcgggtgaccctaatccacaggcaaggttgggtgcaggacggaatctctactcgacgtcttcgggaacgaagtctggatcttcctctgtaaaaattaagaatggggtgagtacaaacgtactcagcaagtccaaccacactcacggagggggtataaacaaaaTATGATGCATCGGTtatatcaaggataaggctgggGTTTAACTTGCGGAAAGCAATCttttatgcatgggttcatttgaaagaaatgattttcaaagcaagttttctttgtactgaaTAACACATAATATTGGCCTACACAGGACCCAAATTTTAAGCTGCTactggactcctcatccgccgtagcacaagGCACAACTACTGGACAcgttcccaaaacaactcacgccaacccatcccaaaataaacactagttatgtgaccacaccgtaactcgcccagtaccgtgggcacggctattcgaatagattttaactctgcagaggtgtgcaactttacccacaagcggggtaccacaactcgatcaccgtagtgtcggtgcagatcccaacaaagccattacccaccttagctagacctgattagccatcacgggatccaccaaggggtcattgacctatcacagaggttttaatcggggcataagtcacacagagctaatcccttctccttgatcacccgttgctctcagctctcctgatggctatcagactaactagtggggtttatgctaagctgttgcccattcaacgatcgagtggtttgcacgatagtggagttagatGAGATGACTCACCAACTCGGttcttagttgtgacaagatggatatctcccttccttgctctgccacacaggcacgagcacaccaaccGGCAACTcccacagaaatgccatccatcctgtctaaactcatctttcgaaattccgcatttctcccttcccacacacacacacattttctttataaaacgagttgtattgtgtatgaggtcctaagcgttctagcagtgattaatgtccaaacaacacattcagacattaatctaggtggtcaaagaatggttataacaaatcaaggggggtggctatccaaccatgttttcagcagtcaaaacatatgcaattttataaaacagaccaataggttgtgtttataaaaactaggacagaagcatgtatcaaaggatgggattaaacttgccgtcttcaaagccttccgggaggtcctggtcgaagtactgtccttcgggctcggggtcacgaaactggtcctcgttcgcttgctctcAGTATTGCTCATCGACGggctctccctcgttcacaccgtgatctatggcgcgtacaaacaaacacataatcaagaaaagaaataaaagttttatcgttgagctcgaatcgaaaACAGTTACGATAtgaagataggagtaatatctctggacggtgtcctaatggcatggccaaaactataataggaatggcgtggtaaagtttcaggtcgatcggagattgtttggcgcataaaatgataggtcagagAGGGGTTTAGGGGTCGAACGGGGGTTCAAgggcctttttgtaaatatttttgagggGCAAGGGCTTGGTTGTAATTTTAGAAAACATCGGGTCACTCTGGAAAAGTGTAGGGGCATTTTTGGAATTAATtttatggtggaagggtttatttgcaaataggGAAAATAGAAAAGGGCTCTTTTGTAAATGAactagagaggtgggagggccTTTAATGAAATAATAGAAAAGGCAGGGGGGGTATGGGCATAAACgtcccccttcttcctcctttccccgctgggaaacaggggagggggtggcgcgccagcggcggcctGATTCGGGCGCCCAGGGccaaggcggcggccgggaggagaggggaaagagagaggaggaggtgggggttcgattcccctacCTAGCTCGAGCTGGGGTGGAGCAGGGAAGTGGGGCGAcgagagcgggcggcggcggccacggcggctctaggtggcggcgcagcaagaccggagaggaggggcacgggggcggcgcggcttgtGGTGGTGGATGGCCGCGAGGAGCGCCTATTTATAGGTgtggcgaggcggtggaggggagaggcgccggtggtggtggccggcgagcatcgcggggcgccattaatggcgctccggcCGTTTGCGGCCGTCGTGGAGTGGCGTGCGCACCGAGGGCGGCGTCCAGGGGCGGAGCGCGCATGTGGTCGGTCGCTGTGGCCGACGTCGAGCTTGGCTAGCTCTCTCGTGTCGAGGCGGTAcagggcgggcggcgctgttcagatcgacgggcggcgcggcgtcggccggGGCCGTGCACAGGGCCGCGTGTGCGGCGCGCGGGCAGGGGCACAGGCGGGAGCagggcgcgcgcgcgtgggGTGGGGTCGCAGCGTGAGTGGGGCTGGGAGCAGTGCGCGTGCggccggcggcaatggcggggcgCTGTGCGCGCTCTGCTATCGCAAGCTCGTGCGCCCAGGCGGcactggcggcagcggcgagcggcgcggcgggcgtcaCGGCACGCGGAGCGCGTGGGGGTGGCAGGGTGCAGGGATGCGCGtgcgtgcgcgggcggcgcagctcgggggcgcgcggcagaggagagggaggaaggagagagagggagggaggaaaagaaaaagaaaagaaaaaggaaaatgagaaaaagaaaaaggaaaagagaaagagagagattcGCGCCGACGCCGATCGCGGTGACGATCTCGactgcacgcgcacgcgcgctgGTCGGCGTGACGCGCGGAACAAGGAGGAAACAGGAAGACGGGATAGCGATTGGATGTCGGGACTGGTTTTTCAGGCGACCGGGAGATCGGTCGGGAAACAATTTCGAAAGATCTGAGCTCAACGATTTGAAAAgagattttgaaaattatttttagcgtgtgatttaatTTGGTGATTTTTTTGGATGTCAcaattccaatccttaaggtctctcttaaccgactcatcccacatcagtttaggtctacctctacccctctttacattatcgatccgctcaagaaccccattacgcaccgacGTCTCAAGAGGCCTTCGTtgaacatgtccaaaccatctcagctgatgctgggtaagttttaGAAAATTCTCCATCGGTCAATTCTCCTAGTCAAAATTATAATTGCAAAATTTTAGCGTCAACAATAAGCTACGACGGTACACGGTACAGACTAGTCAGTAACATCCAGGAATTGCACGGAGTTATCTCTCGTGAACATCCAAGGTCAAGAAGCACCATACTTTTGTCTTATTACAAATTACAATGCTAGATGATTTGTCTGAATCAGATACTGTCGTCAAGTACAAGCAAAAGCAGTCATTCACTCAGCCTGCAACGCATCAGAAAACTCAATGAGGGACTACTAAGGCAAAACGGAGATCACAACATAATCTACATACAAACAGCTTCTCctccaggaaaaaaaaaaaccttggcAATGCAATATTCTACGTCACAAATGGTGAACTGAAGATTATGATCCAGAGTGCCCACCAGGGTTGTTGGATGCACGTGCATTCAGCAGGGGCTGGAGGGCCTTCACCACAATGCTCATGTTTGGTCGAAAATCAGCTTCATATTGCACGCACAATGCAGCAACTGCTGCAAACTATTTGAAGGATACAAGGAAACAAATAAGCATTTCAAGTTCAATGACAAGTGTGAGTAGACAAAAACTTAATGAAGAAAATCAAGCACCATGCCACTGTTTTGATATCATATCTAAACATTGCTAGCCGCATAATATAGCCCTTTATTGCCTTTATCTAGATATCAAAAACTTGACCAACCTACAAGGAGCTAGGTGCCATCATTAATAGGAAGATATCGCCACCAAATTTGAAGTCGAAGAGGACTGTAACCTGGGTGGTGGGGGTGTACACACAAACCTCCCACCGAGGTTGGTCAGGGCCAGCTCTACATTTGCGAGGGCCCCAAAGCGAACATGGTACTATGGACCCTTGATCTTCTCTAACATCAGTAATCTTACTTAAAGCTAAATAGAACTTATGTAAAGTATCTTTTTCCGATTCAATTCAATAAATTGATCaactctttttttccttttcgcAGCACCCGATAAATATTGCTTCCTCCATGTCAAATTATAGATCATTTTGTTTTTTCTAGATATATAATCTTTACGATGTATCTAGATACAATGTTTATCTATATGCATGATAAAATCTATGTACCTAACTTAAAAtaatctataatttggaatggacgGAATGTGCAACATTCTAACACCTAAATTACCAGGGAAACTAAATATTAGAACTCAAAGTTTAACCCTAGCAATCTAATTATCTAACACACTATGCAAATAATGAAATAAGCAATGGACAAAGCAATGAACAGGTCGACTCATCACCATCGGTCTATCACCAATACTGAGTGCACAATCACTTGAATCTCGATGCAGCAGGAGTACGAGCCAGGAGGGCCGGCGCTAATGACTCCACGGCTGAGTTGCCTTGCCGCCGGCAGATTGAGCAACGAGTGGACAAACAAGCCGACGAGGCACCAATCCACCAGCGATCTCTTTTCCCTATTGTGTGTGCGGCTGGATCGATGGAGGACAGACAGCAATCTGGAGAGATTTAATGGGCCAACACATATGCAGGTTCATCTCGAATCCTGGGCCCCCGTCCGGCATGGGCCCAGAGCCGGACCTGACTGAGGTAGGCTCAGTTTCTGGCCTTTATTCAGATACCATTGGCACAAAGAATGAATCTCCCTTTGGTAGAGATTGAGAAAATACTTCATTACTAAAAGCTTATATAAAGACCAAATGAGTCAGACCCCTAGTAACCTCTCATACCTTTGCAACAGATTTAGGAGGATATTCCCCTCCAAGTCTTGAATCGACACATTGCCTAACTTTGTCTTCACTAAGCCGTGGAGTTGCCTATAAGCATGGAATAGCCAGTACTTAAATTAGTCAAACGGAACCAAGGTAAAACATTCCATATATGCAAGATAAATTCTTGATTACAGAATAAAAAAACAAAGTTGAATATCCAATATAGATGTTTACCCATGTCACGAGACTCTGTTGTCCCCTTGGTAATGTATGATCCACAGGCTTTCTTCCAGTCAGGAGCtccagaagaacaactccaaaACTATAGACGTCACTCTTAGAGCTAAGTTGTCCAGTCATCGCATACCTGCCCCCAATGTTTCTTTTAGCTATTTCAAAAAAATGGTTGCGGTTGTTAATAATACTGAAAAGAGAACTTCACATACTCAGGCGCATGATATCCAAATGTTCCCAGAACCCTAGTTGAATGAAGTCGAGCTGCCATATCAGGAGCTTGGTTTGACAAGTCAAAATCAGCTATTTTAGATACATCACCATCGAACAGAAGTACATTGCTGGATTTGATGTCCCTGTGTATTATATGAGGCTGTGCTTTCTCATGAAGATACTCAAGACCTTTTGCTGCTCCAACAGCAATTTTCACTCGTTGTGTCCAAGACAGGACTGGACCTGGCTGAGCTCCTTTCACACCTTTCCGGCCTGTGTTGTTAAAATCCAGACTCATCAGCTATCAGGAAAGAAGCTCATGTTGACAATAGGTTTCAAACTTATCAGTACATTGGATTTTACAAGTATACAGAGTCATACCGTGAAGTATATCATGAAGAGAACCCATAGTAGCAAATTCATAAGCAAGGATACGGGTGTTTCCATCAACACAGTAACCAAGCAACTCCACGACATTGTCATGCTTAAGTCTTGACACCATGGAAACCTGAAGGTGTAGACATACTTTATAAGAAGCAGAAAGACTAGCAAAGATGAACAGTTCATTGACAAAAATCAATGCAAACCTGTGCCAAAAATTCTTGTTCTGGCTGTTTACTTGAATCTAGCTTTTTGATCGCCACACTTCTGCCATTGTTCAGTACACCATAATACACTCTGCCAAAAGAACCCTCACCAACCAAAGCTTCATCACCAAAACCCTGTGTGACCTCCCGGATTTCTTCCACAGGAATAGTAGGGACAGCAATTGGCTGCACTTTCACAGGTTGAGCACCTCTGGGAGTTGGAACAGCAGTGCGATAAGCATCATTCCCTGGATGAGAAATGGCAATAGTTTCTAGTATGAGAAATGAGGCTGGAAATATGGCTACGAATGATAGCTAATAGAATGGCAAGTAACAAATATGATTTGGAGGAATATTACTTGCTGGGTAGCCACCTGGGTATGGACCTCCACTATCAGGTGCTCTTTGAGTGTCTTCGCCGCCACAGCATGCTAGACACGACATGTTCAAAATTATCCAAGATCTGAGAGATGGAACGACTTAATCTTATCAAAACCAAGTCATGACTGTGTTAACTGTTTAGTATCAACTATTATCTGTAAAATCAGAGTTCCACTATGTTTTAAACTTAGTTTCATTTGATACATCACAAAGCACTAACAACAAAAGGGAGAGGATCTAACAAATAATTTTAATGGCAAACAAGCGTAAtaacaaagaaaaacataatACCACTCATCTTAAAATATAGAGAAGAACTGGAAAACCAGTCCCTCCATTTTGAGTTAAAATGATGGGAAAATCAAATATTACAGACTCGTCATGGAGTTAATCCTGGAGATAGCCCCAGATATCATTATGTTAAGTGTAACAAACAGTAGATCCTTGAAGTTTTCCAGATTCTTAATGTTTAAAAACATCCTACGGATAAAATTAAATTATACAACAACAAACATTGATTCAATATCTTATCTTATATGTACTAAAGATGAGTGCAAAAGAAGGCATTAGAGGATGGACCCCTTGTCATGGCATGGAGCATAAATGCAGCTGTGAAATCATTTATTAAATCATACATCTAGACCTCACTAACGGTTTCTAAGGAATACCGAAAATAAGTATTACCTACTACAAATTTCTAAAGAACAGAATACACTAA contains:
- the LOC120706638 gene encoding probable receptor-like protein kinase At2g47060 isoform X3 codes for the protein MVSRLKHDNVVELLGYCVDGNTRILAYEFATMGSLHDILHGRKGVKGAQPGPVLSWTQRVKIAVGAAKGLEYLHEKAQPHIIHRDIKSSNVLLFDGDVSKIADFDLSNQAPDMAARLHSTRVLGTFGYHAPEYAMTGQLSSKSDVYSFGVVLLELLTGRKPVDHTLPRGQQSLVTWATPRLSEDKVRQCVDSRLGGEYPPKSVAKFAAVAALCVQYEADFRPNMSIVVKALQPLLNARASNNPGGHSGS
- the LOC120706638 gene encoding pto-interacting protein 1 isoform X1, whose protein sequence is MSCLACCGGEDTQRAPDSGGPYPGGYPARNDAYRTAVPTPRGAQPVKVQPIAVPTIPVEEIREVTQGFGDEALVGEGSFGRVYYGVLNNGRSVAIKKLDSSKQPEQEFLAQVSMVSRLKHDNVVELLGYCVDGNTRILAYEFATMGSLHDILHGRKGVKGAQPGPVLSWTQRVKIAVGAAKGLEYLHEKAQPHIIHRDIKSSNVLLFDGDVSKIADFDLSNQAPDMAARLHSTRVLGTFGYHAPEYAMTGQLSSKSDVYSFGVVLLELLTGRKPVDHTLPRGQQSLVTWATPRLSEDKVRQCVDSRLGGEYPPKSVAKFAAVAALCVQYEADFRPNMSIVVKALQPLLNARASNNPGGHSGS
- the LOC120706638 gene encoding pto-interacting protein 1 isoform X2 — encoded protein: MSCLACCGGEDTQRAPDSGGPYPGGYPARNDAYRTAVPTPRGAQPVKVQPIAVPTIPVEEIREVTQGFGDEALVGEGSFGRVYYGVLNNGRSVAIKKLDSSKQPEQEFLAQVSMVSRLKHDNVVELLGYCVDGNTRILAYEFATMGSLHDILHGRKGVKGAQPGPVLSWTQRVKIAVGAAKGLEYLHEKAQPHIIHRDIKSSNVLLFDGDVSKIADFDLSNQAPDMAARLHSTRVLGTFGYHAPEYAMTGQLSSKSDVYSFGVVLLELLTGRKPVDHTLPRGQQSLVTWATPRLSEDKVRQCVDSRLGGEYPPKSVAKFAAVAALCVQYEADFRPNMSIVVKALQPLLNARASNNPG